The Musa acuminata AAA Group cultivar baxijiao chromosome BXJ2-2, Cavendish_Baxijiao_AAA, whole genome shotgun sequence genome has a segment encoding these proteins:
- the LOC103975443 gene encoding serine/threonine protein phosphatase 2A 55 kDa regulatory subunit B beta isoform, with the protein MKGNGAEDSSPKPPPLEWKFSQVFGERAEGEEVQEVDIISAIEFDKSGDHLATGDRGGRVVLFERTDIRDHGSRKDLEKEDYPITRHPEFRYKTEFQSHEPEFDYLKSLEIEEKINKIKWCQTANGAVFLLSTNDKTIKYWKVHEKKVKKISEMNMDASEAVRHDSIASSSMTSPQKNLPNGGCSEGPYNRSSNDLSLPPGGFPSLRLPVVTSQETSLIARCRRIYAHAHDYHINSISNNSDGETFISADDLRINLWNLEISNQSFNIVDVKPANMEDLTEVITSAEFHPTHCNMLAYSSSKGSIRLLDLRQSALCDKHFKMFEEREAPGSRSFFTEIIASISDIRFAKDGRHILSRDYMTLKLWDINMESGPVATFQVHEHLRPMLCDLYENDSIFDKFDCCLSGDGLRVATGSYSNIFRVFGCTPGSNEATTLEASKNPTRRQVQTTPKPARSLSSLARVVKRGAESPGIDANGNSCDFTTKLLHLAWHPTENSIACAAMNSLYMYYS; encoded by the exons TTGATATTATCTCAGCTATTGAATTTGACAAATCTGGTGACCATCTTGCTACTGGAGATCGAGGAGGACGTGTTGTTTTATTTGAAAGGACCGATATTAGGGAT CATGGTTCCCGAAAGGACCTGGAGAAGGAAGATTATCCAATTACTAGGCACCCTGAGTTTCGCTACAAAACTGAGTTTCAGAGCCATGAACCTGAG TTTGACTATCTTAAAAGCTTGGAAATAGAGGAGAAGATCAATAAGATCAAATGGTGCCAAACAGCCAATGGTGCTGTCTTTCTTCTTTCTACTAATGACAAGACAATTAAATACTGGAAG GTCCACGAAAAAAAGGTCAAGAAGATTTCTGAGATGAATATGGATGCTTCAGAAGCTGTTCGACATGACAGCATAGCTAGTTCGAGTATGACTAGTCCTCAAAAAAATCTACCAAATGGTGGATGTTCTGAGGGACCCTACAATCGCTCGAGCAATGACTTGTCCTTGCCTCCTGGAGGGTTTCCATCATTACGTCTGCCTGTG GTGACGAGCCAGGAGACAAGTCTAATTGCTAGATGTCGAAGGATATATGCCCATGCTCATGATTACCACATAAATTCTATTTCAAATAACAG TGATGGTGAGACATTCATATCAGCAGACGATCTGCGAATAAACTTGTGGAATTTAGAAATCAGCAATCAAAGCTTTAATATTGTTGATGTGAAGCCTGCAAATATGGAGGACCTAACTG AGGTGATAACATCTGCTGAGTTCCACCCAACCCACTGCAACATGCTAGCATATAGTAGCTCGAAGGGCTCAATCCGGCTTCTTGACTTACGACAGTCAGCATTATGTGATAAACATTTTAAGAT GTTTGAGGAACGGGAAGCACCTGGTTCAAGATCTTTTTTCACAGAGATCATTGCATCAATTTCAGATATTAGATTTGCAAAAGATGGAAGGCACATCCTTAGTCGTGATTATATGACCCTTAAG CTATGGGACATTAATATGGAGTCAGGTCCTGTTGCAACTTTCCAGGTCCATGAGCATTTAAGACCTATG CTAtgtgatctatatgagaatgattcaATCTTTGACAAGTTTGATTGCTGTCTAAGCGGAGACGGATTGCGTGTGGCAACTGGTTCTTACAG TAATATTTTTCGTGTATTTGGCTGTACACCTGGAAGCAATGAAGCAACCACTTTGGAAGCCAGTAAAAATCCTACGAG GCGACAAGTGCAAACCACCCCAAAGCCTGCAAGATCTTTGAGCAGCTTGGCACGTGTTGTCAAACGTG GAGCAGAAAGCCCAGGAATCGATGCCAATGGAAATTCATGTGATTTCACTACAAAATTACTTCATTTAGCATGGCACCCAACTGAAAATTCAATCGCCTGTGCTGCTATGAACAGTCTGTATATGTACTATTCATGA
- the LOC103975444 gene encoding protein NDL1 isoform X1: MGESSGSVSVDVERISFGGKEHHVPTNHGPISVVVYGDLEKPALVTYPDVALNYMSCYQGLFFCPEAASLLLYNFCIYHINPPGHEFGAAPISSDDPVLSVDQLADQVADVLDFFGLNTVMCLGVTAGAYILTLFASKYRERVHGLILVSPLCKAPSWKEWLYNKVMSNFLYFYGMCGLIKEWLIQRYFSKEVRGSFQVPESDIVQACRSLLDDRQSVNIWRFLESINERPDLTEALKKLQCRTLIFVGENSPFHSDAVYMATKMNRKFSALVEVQACGSLVTEEQPHAMLLPLEYFLVGYGLYRPSRPSCSPRSPLSPSCISPELLSPESMGVKLKPIKTRITLEV, encoded by the exons ATGGGGGAATCGAGCGGGTCGGTCTCGGTGGATGTGGAGAGGATCTCGTTTGGCGGAAAG GAACATCATGTGCCAACCAATCATGGTCCCATATCAGTTGTGGTGTATGGGGATCTGGAGAAGCCTGCACTTGTTACTTATCCAGATGTTGCCTTAAATT ATATGTCCTGCTATCAAGGATTATTTTTTTGCCCAGAAGCGGCTTCTTTGCTGCTTTATAATTTCTGCATCTATCATATTAATCCTCCAGGTCATGAG TTTGGTGCTGCTCCCATTTCTTCAGATGATCCAGTACTGTCTGTTGATCAATTAGCAGATCAGGTTGCGGATGTGCTTGATTTCTTTGG ATTAAATACTGTCATGTGCTTGGGAGTTACAGCTGGAGCTTACATTCTTACTCTTTTTGCA TCGAAGTATAGGGAACGGGTTCACGGTTTGATACTTGTCTCACCTTTATGTAAAGCTCCCTCATGGAAAGAGTGGTTGTACAACAAG GTTATGTCAAATTTTCTGTACTTCTATGGAATGTGTGGCTTAATTAAGGAATGGTTGATTCAGCGATACTTCAGTAAG GAGGTCCGTGGAAGTTTTCAGGTTCCTGAGTCAGATATTGTACAAGCCTGTAGAAGT TTACTGGATGATAGGCAGAGTGTCAACATTTGGCGATTTCTTGAGTCTATAAATGA ACGACCAGACTTGACAGAAGCATTAAAGAAACTCCAGTGTAGGACTCTAATTTTTGTGGGTGAGAACTCTCCCTTCCATTCAGATGCCGTCTACATGGCCACCAAAATGAACAGAAAATTCAGTGCGTTGGTTGAG GTTCAGGCATGTGGATCTCTTGTGACTGAAGAGCAACCTCATGCAATGCTCCTACCGTTGGAGTACTTCCTTGTGGGTTACGGTTTGTACAGGCCAagccggccaagttgcagccccaggAGTCCGCTCAGTCCATCATGCATATCCCCAGAACTGCTTTCGCCTGAGAGCATGGGTGTGAAGCTGAAGCCCATCAAAACTCGCATCACACTTGAAGTTTGA
- the LOC103975444 gene encoding protein NDL1 isoform X2, with the protein MEHHVPTNHGPISVVVYGDLEKPALVTYPDVALNYMSCYQGLFFCPEAASLLLYNFCIYHINPPGHEFGAAPISSDDPVLSVDQLADQVADVLDFFGLNTVMCLGVTAGAYILTLFASKYRERVHGLILVSPLCKAPSWKEWLYNKVMSNFLYFYGMCGLIKEWLIQRYFSKEVRGSFQVPESDIVQACRSLLDDRQSVNIWRFLESINERPDLTEALKKLQCRTLIFVGENSPFHSDAVYMATKMNRKFSALVEVQACGSLVTEEQPHAMLLPLEYFLVGYGLYRPSRPSCSPRSPLSPSCISPELLSPESMGVKLKPIKTRITLEV; encoded by the exons ATG GAACATCATGTGCCAACCAATCATGGTCCCATATCAGTTGTGGTGTATGGGGATCTGGAGAAGCCTGCACTTGTTACTTATCCAGATGTTGCCTTAAATT ATATGTCCTGCTATCAAGGATTATTTTTTTGCCCAGAAGCGGCTTCTTTGCTGCTTTATAATTTCTGCATCTATCATATTAATCCTCCAGGTCATGAG TTTGGTGCTGCTCCCATTTCTTCAGATGATCCAGTACTGTCTGTTGATCAATTAGCAGATCAGGTTGCGGATGTGCTTGATTTCTTTGG ATTAAATACTGTCATGTGCTTGGGAGTTACAGCTGGAGCTTACATTCTTACTCTTTTTGCA TCGAAGTATAGGGAACGGGTTCACGGTTTGATACTTGTCTCACCTTTATGTAAAGCTCCCTCATGGAAAGAGTGGTTGTACAACAAG GTTATGTCAAATTTTCTGTACTTCTATGGAATGTGTGGCTTAATTAAGGAATGGTTGATTCAGCGATACTTCAGTAAG GAGGTCCGTGGAAGTTTTCAGGTTCCTGAGTCAGATATTGTACAAGCCTGTAGAAGT TTACTGGATGATAGGCAGAGTGTCAACATTTGGCGATTTCTTGAGTCTATAAATGA ACGACCAGACTTGACAGAAGCATTAAAGAAACTCCAGTGTAGGACTCTAATTTTTGTGGGTGAGAACTCTCCCTTCCATTCAGATGCCGTCTACATGGCCACCAAAATGAACAGAAAATTCAGTGCGTTGGTTGAG GTTCAGGCATGTGGATCTCTTGTGACTGAAGAGCAACCTCATGCAATGCTCCTACCGTTGGAGTACTTCCTTGTGGGTTACGGTTTGTACAGGCCAagccggccaagttgcagccccaggAGTCCGCTCAGTCCATCATGCATATCCCCAGAACTGCTTTCGCCTGAGAGCATGGGTGTGAAGCTGAAGCCCATCAAAACTCGCATCACACTTGAAGTTTGA